Proteins from a single region of Apium graveolens cultivar Ventura chromosome 7, ASM990537v1, whole genome shotgun sequence:
- the LOC141673951 gene encoding histone-lysine N-methyltransferase, H3 lysine-9 specific SUVH5-like, which translates to MGEKKSKHQAKDQALVRGNLALKNSKDEKTPVRVIRGRRTWKTSTFTYDGLYLVTDLRQKRAKNGKLVYLFQLNRIQGESKLNLSTPTSQRVGKSKVGRALMTDISLGEEKIPIRVYNDMDNDNPPTCFEYITKMTYPQPQISSSGCHCIDGCLDHVHCSCITKNGGMVPFNENGALIEAKQETIVHECGPLCKCPPSCKNRVSQHGVKFQLEVFKMKAKGWGVRSRNFISSGSFICEYVGELLNDKQAEERIGLDEYLSDIGDEDGFAIDAAQKGNIGRFTNHSCSPNLFAQDVLHDHHDKMMPHVMLFATQNIPPFQELSYDYNYKIDQVYDSNGNVKEKKCNCGGADCRDRLY; encoded by the coding sequence ATGGGTGAAAAAAAGTCCAAACACCAGGCCAAAGATCAGGCACTTGTACGAGGTAATCTTGCCTTAAAAAATAGCAAGGATGAAAAAACTCCGGTTAGGGTTATTCGAGGTCGACGAACATGGAAAACCTCCACATTTACCTATGATGGTTTGTACTTGGTAACCGACTTAAGGCAAAAGAGAGCAAAAAATGGAAAGCTTGTGTACTTGTTCCAACTAAATAGAATTCAAGGTGAGAGTAAACTTAATTTAAGTACTCCTACGTCGCAAAGGGTTGGGAAATCTAAAGTTGGTCGTGCATTGATGACTGATATTTCTTTGGGAGAAGAGAAAATACCTATCCGTGTCTATAATGATATGGATAATGACAATCCTCCAACTTGTTTTGAATACATTACAAAAATGACATATCCACAACCCCAGATTTCCTCGAGTGGTTGCCATTGCATTGACGGGTGCTTGGATCATGTGCATTGCTCTTGTATCACAAAAAATGGAGGCATGGTACCATTTAATGAAAATGGTGCTCTCATTGAAGCTAAGCAAGAAACTATTGTCCATGAGTGTGGTCCTTTGTGCAAATGCCCCCCGTCTTGCAAGAATAGAGTTAGCCAACATGGCGTTAAATTCCAATTAGAGGTCTTTAAAATGAAAGCAAAGGGATGGGGTGTTAGATCTCGAAATTTTATTTCATCCGGGAGTTTTATATGCGAGTATGTGGGTGAGTTGCTTAATGATAAGCAAGCAGAGGAGAGGATAGGTTTGGATGAGTATTTGTCTGATATAGGAGATGAAGACGGCTTTGCTATTGATGCAGCACAAAAGGGGAACATTGGACGATTTACTAATCATAGCTGCTCCCCAAACTTATTTGCTCAAGACGTTCTTCATGATCACCATGACAAGATGATGCCACATGTGATGCTATTTGCTACACAAAATATACCTCCTTTTCAAGAGTTAAGTTATGATTATAATTACAAAATTGATCAGGTCTATGACTCGAATGGAAATGTCAAAGAAAAGAAATGTAATTGCGGTGGTGCGGATTGCAGGGATAGGCTGTATTGA